AGCGCGCCGCGGCGCGCGCAAGATGGCGGAGCATGGACCCTATCGGCAGCCCGGGATCGGTCAGCGCATGGACCGCATCCTTGGCGAGCGGCCGCAAGCGGGCGAGGGCGAATGCGGCGACCGCGCCCCGGGCGTTGAACGGCCGATAGAGCGCGCCCATCGTCGTCGCGCCTGTGGCGAAGGCCAGTTTGTAGGGGTCCGCCGGCGGCAGGAAGTCGAAATGTTTGACGCCCTGCCGGGCGAGCAGGGGCATGAGAAGCAAGGTCAAGGCGTGGCCGGGCGAGCAATCGGCCAGATCGGAATCATAGGCGGCGATCAGCGAGCGATAGGCGTCCTCGCGGCGCAGGCCCAACTCGACGGAAACGAGCCTTTCGCCGGCCCATAATCTGTGGACGCAGAGCACGCCTTTTTCGGCCAGGGCCAGCGCGCAGGCCACGACGTCGGGGTCCGCCAGCGAGGCGCTGGACCGTCGCTGGCGGCGCAGCCATTCGCTCTTGAAGGCCAGCGCCTGTTCGGCGGCGTTGCGGCGATCCTGCGGGCCGGCGCCGGCTTCGAGGCGCAATTCGCCGTGCGACGCGAGCTTTTTCATTCGCCGCTCGATGCTGCGATGGCGCCGGGGCGCGCGGCCAAGGTCGACGAAGGGCGCGGCGAATCGAGACGCGCTGGCCAGGACGAGAGGGGCGCCGCAGGCGGCGAGAACGCCATCGGCGCGCAGCCGGGTCAGGGCGAGCAGATCGATGTCGCCCCAGCGGCCGATTTCAGCCTCGGCCGCGGCGAGCCAGTCCGGCCGGCGCGGTCCGGGCAAAGCGAGCGCGTCGCCATATTGGGCGAGCGGTTCGCCGAGCCAGCGGGCGACCGCCGTCCCGCGCATGCGGTCGATCTGCAAAGGCAGCAGCATGACCAGCCGGCCGTTCTCGCGAACGGCGACCAGCCGCGCGGCGGATTTGCCCGATTCGCAGCACAGCCGCCACGCCGGCGCCTGGAAGCCGGTCGCCTCGGGCGTCGCCTTTTCGAGCGCCCGCCATTCGGCCGCGAGGCTTTCGATCGCGGCGGGGCTCGCCAGCGTGCGGGCGGTGATCGCCGGTTCGGTCATCGCGCGACCCGGCAGGGCTCGATGTCGACAAAGCCGCCGGGGGCGGACGGATCGACGCGGAAATCGATGGTCATCGCGAGTTGCGCCGGTGTGCGGCGCGACAAATCGTGGCCGCCCAACCAGGGCCTCAGCACGCCGTTGGCGTAATCCACCGCATAGCCGGCGCGCAATTCGTCGGTCCAATGTTCGGTCGTGAAGGATATGTTGACGCAATCGCCATTGACCACGCGATGCGGGCAGGCGCGCTTGCGCTCGCGCGCCTGCCACAGGCTCTGGCCGGGGAC
This genomic interval from Candidatus Rhodoblastus alkanivorans contains the following:
- a CDS encoding GNAT family N-acetyltransferase — encoded protein: MTEPAITARTLASPAAIESLAAEWRALEKATPEATGFQAPAWRLCCESGKSAARLVAVRENGRLVMLLPLQIDRMRGTAVARWLGEPLAQYGDALALPGPRRPDWLAAAEAEIGRWGDIDLLALTRLRADGVLAACGAPLVLASASRFAAPFVDLGRAPRRHRSIERRMKKLASHGELRLEAGAGPQDRRNAAEQALAFKSEWLRRQRRSSASLADPDVVACALALAEKGVLCVHRLWAGERLVSVELGLRREDAYRSLIAAYDSDLADCSPGHALTLLLMPLLARQGVKHFDFLPPADPYKLAFATGATTMGALYRPFNARGAVAAFALARLRPLAKDAVHALTDPGLPIGSMLRHLARAAARSDRACGESSNMGQNRFPSGAGTAI